One region of Chryseobacterium muglaense genomic DNA includes:
- a CDS encoding sulfite exporter TauE/SafE family protein, whose amino-acid sequence MEIFGYIASVLIGVSLGLIGGGGSIFTVPVLVYLFGIDAFLATEYSLFIVGISSAVGSVSYFKNGLVNVKTVLIFGIPSVVSIFLTRNFLLPFIPDSIFRMGNFVMTKNIFLLLIFAGLMIAASYKMIRKNKKGLEGNTKSLQKNNAFLAAGEGSVVGFLTGLVGAGGGFMIIPALVNFLKMPMKVAIGTSLVIISFNSIIGFFSSVNHVKVDWTFLLSLTFIAIIGIVIGTQLSKKINGEKLKPLFGWFILIMGVYIILKEIIL is encoded by the coding sequence CTTTAGGTTTAATAGGCGGTGGCGGTAGTATTTTTACAGTTCCGGTTTTGGTTTATCTTTTTGGAATTGATGCTTTTTTGGCAACAGAATATTCACTTTTTATCGTAGGAATTAGTAGCGCCGTAGGCTCTGTATCTTACTTTAAAAATGGTTTGGTAAATGTAAAAACCGTTTTAATCTTTGGTATTCCATCAGTCGTTTCTATTTTTCTCACCCGTAATTTTCTGTTACCATTTATTCCTGATTCTATTTTTAGAATGGGAAACTTTGTGATGACCAAAAATATTTTTTTACTCTTAATTTTTGCAGGTTTAATGATTGCTGCCTCGTACAAAATGATTCGAAAAAATAAAAAAGGATTAGAAGGCAATACAAAATCTTTACAAAAAAACAACGCTTTTTTAGCAGCAGGAGAAGGTTCTGTTGTAGGATTTTTAACAGGATTGGTAGGAGCCGGCGGAGGTTTCATGATTATTCCTGCATTGGTTAATTTTCTAAAGATGCCAATGAAAGTTGCCATCGGAACTTCTTTGGTCATCATCTCTTTCAATTCTATTATCGGATTTTTTTCTTCAGTAAATCATGTAAAAGTCGATTGGACTTTTTTACTGAGTTTGACATTTATAGCGATAATAGGAATTGTAATAGGAACACAATTATCAAAAAAAATCAACGGCGAAAAATTAAAACCTCTATTTGGATGGTTCATATTGATAATGGGAGTTTATATTATTTTGAAGGAAATAATACTTTAA